The segment GTGATGCTCCTCGTCGAGCCGCGGTTCCGCGACTTCACGAAGAAGCGCATCGCCGACACGGCCAGCTCGAGCGAGGGGATCTTCGCCCTCTCCGCAGGCAGCCGCGCAGAGGTGGACGAGTTCGCCGAGAAGGCGCTCGCGCTGGGCGGGACGAAGGCGATGGAGCCGGTGGACCACGGCTTCATGTACGGCAGGAGCTTCTACGACCTCGACGGCCACCACTGGGAGATCTTCTGGATGGACCCGGCGGCGATGGAGCAGTAGGTCGCTGGTGCGGGGCCCTCGCGCGAGGGCCCCTCGACCAGCAGGGGGGATGCGATGAACGCCAGGGGAACGTTCGAGATCCAGATGAAGGCCGAGCCGCCCTACGACACGGTGGACGGCGTGGCCCTCGCCAGGACGAGCTTCGACAAGCAATTCGCCGGTCCCCTGGAGGCGACCAGCGTCGTGCACATGCTCAGCGCGCGCACCCCCGTGGCGGGTTCGGCGGGATACGTCGCCATCGAGCGGGTCACCGGCACGCTCGACGGAAGGCGCGGCACCTTCGTGCTCCAGCACAACGGCGTGATGGAGCGCGGCGCCTCCTCGCTCTCGGTCACCGTGGTCCCGGACTCCGGCACCGGCGAGCTGCGCGGCCTCTCCGGCAGCCTCGCCATCCGGATCGAGGCGGGCCAGCACCACTACGACTTCGAGTACGAGCTCGAAGGCTAGCCGCGCGCCGGATGGATCTCTTCCACGCGATGCTGGCGTACCGCCGGGTGGTCGAGCTGCAGAGTTTCTCCGCGGCAGCCGCCGATCTGCGGCTCACGCCTGCTGCGGTGAGCAAGCAGATCGCGGCGCTGGAGGAGCGGCTCCACTGCAAGCTGCTCCACCGCACCACCCGGCGCCTCGCCATGACGCCGGAGGGCGAGGCGTACTACGCGCGCTGCGTACAGATCCTCGACGATGTGGAGGAGGCGGAGCGGGAGCTGGCGCCAGACGCGGGGGTGCCGCGGGGCAAGCTCCGCGTCAACGGCCCGGCAGCCTTCGGCGCGCTCCACCTCTCGCCCCTCGTGCCGGCGATGCTCGAGCGCTGGCCCCAGCTGGAGCTCGAGATCTCGCTCACCGATCGCTTCATCGACCTAGTCGCGGAGGGGGTCGACGTGGCGGTGCGGATCGCCCCGGTCCTTCCGGACTCTGCTTCCCTGGTCGCGCAGCGGCTCGCCTCGTCGGAGGTGGTATTCTGCGCCTCCCCCGCCTACCTGCGCCGGCGCGGCGTGCCCTCCACCGCCGCCGACGTGGCGGACCACGACTGCGTTCGCTACAGCGGCAGCCTCGACCAGCGCGGCTGGCAATTCACCGGCCCCGAGGGCGAGGCCCTCGTCCGTGCCTCGGGCCGGCTCGTCGTCGACAGCGGCCTGCTGCTGCGTGACGCGCTGCTCGGTAGTGCGGGTCTCGGCCTGCTGCCTTCGTTCTACGTGGCAGAGGAGCTCGCCGACGGCAGGCTGGTGCGGGTGCTCCGGGACCACGAGGCCCCCCCAGTGCACGTCCACGCGGTCTACCTGCGCTCGAAGCAC is part of the Vulgatibacter sp. genome and harbors:
- a CDS encoding VOC family protein; translated protein: MATNANRKLFVNLPVRDLDRTVEFFSQLGFRFNPQFTDATATCMRVGEDAFVMLLVEPRFRDFTKKRIADTASSSEGIFALSAGSRAEVDEFAEKALALGGTKAMEPVDHGFMYGRSFYDLDGHHWEIFWMDPAAMEQ
- a CDS encoding DUF3224 domain-containing protein, producing MNARGTFEIQMKAEPPYDTVDGVALARTSFDKQFAGPLEATSVVHMLSARTPVAGSAGYVAIERVTGTLDGRRGTFVLQHNGVMERGASSLSVTVVPDSGTGELRGLSGSLAIRIEAGQHHYDFEYELEG
- a CDS encoding LysR family transcriptional regulator, whose translation is MDLFHAMLAYRRVVELQSFSAAAADLRLTPAAVSKQIAALEERLHCKLLHRTTRRLAMTPEGEAYYARCVQILDDVEEAERELAPDAGVPRGKLRVNGPAAFGALHLSPLVPAMLERWPQLELEISLTDRFIDLVAEGVDVAVRIAPVLPDSASLVAQRLASSEVVFCASPAYLRRRGVPSTAADVADHDCVRYSGSLDQRGWQFTGPEGEALVRASGRLVVDSGLLLRDALLGSAGLGLLPSFYVAEELADGRLVRVLRDHEAPPVHVHAVYLRSKHTSPRVRHFVQLLRAHFSAASWALPTATG